A section of the Hevea brasiliensis isolate MT/VB/25A 57/8 chromosome 17, ASM3005281v1, whole genome shotgun sequence genome encodes:
- the LOC110650730 gene encoding pumilio homolog 6, chloroplastic, with amino-acid sequence MATESPLRMPSHSEAATFAPSTPNMAMEDLGLLRKGQKFRGNGRDTAPNRSGSAPPSMEGSFLAINNLICQQSSNLENLSNALQNSESEKQSYLAFYDSDVNPNPRLPTPPIARENRHMRCDVGRFGNNWGLTSIDDSGDNSLHFSQVTLSTHKEEYEDDHSSHQPFDDLVDRTNGFWSGEDTSSLVGQSRSLVDLIEEDYPCTSPVHNQSHSLSSGTTDEAADHDVASSSLHNPPVGTSNAVASTLGADRVGLSLNADPSTAPVSSLSPLKCTGTTKPLQTLRKGNLRIADSIIIESGMRDLNISSLPVSKDQKYQQQMQHSYQGNVLQHQVQQQQNNSFQVQSVKSQMSSQGLNSTYIGMDQFLRGPSKFSAEVQPVLQSSGFTPPLYASAAAYMTSPNPFYSNLQPPGLYSPQYGVGGYALSSAAVPPFVAGYPPHGAIPMVFDGPASPNFGARMPGTSTGGSIAHGTDMQHWNKFYGQLGYPTQTPFTDPAHSRYYQQVYGPAYNISGQFDPLASGIGFIGSQNSAPDTKKGSEVTAGSDEKKLHHQISGVNDLYQGRGGIISHYIESPSNMGILMQYPSSPLASPVLPASPVGGTGSSGVRNELRFPPGTGRYAAAYSGWQGQRGSESFNDTKIYNFIEELKSGKGRRFELSDIAGNIVEFSADQHGSRFIQQKLETCSPEEKASVFKEVLPFAPKLMTDVFGNYVIQKFFEYGSPEQRKELANQLTGQILPLSLQMYGCRVIQKALEVIELDQKSQLVLELDGHVMRCVRDQNGNHVIQKCIESIPTEKIGFIISAFRSHVAALSMHPYGCRVIQRVLERCTDELQCQFIVDEILDSVCELAQDQYGNYVTQHVLERGKSQERCQIISKLSGHVVQLSQHKFASNVVEKCLEYGGATERELIIEEILGQNEGNDNLLVMMKDQFANYVVQKILDTCTDTQREMLLNRIKTHVHALKKYTYGKHIVARFEQQFGEENQTS; translated from the exons ATGGCAACTGAGAGCCCGCTTAGAATGCCCTCCCACAGTGAGGCTGCAACTTTTGCACCGTCAACTCCTAACATGGCTATGGAGGACCTAGGATTGCTCAGGAAGGGTCAAAAGTTCCGTGGCAATGGGAGAGACACAGCCCCCAATCGAAGTGGTAGTGCGCCTCCCAGCATGGAAGGTTCATTTCTAGCCATAAATAACCTCATTTGCCAGCAGAGCTCTAACTTGGAGAATTTAAGTAATGCTCTTCAAAACTCTGAGTCAGAGAAGCAATCATATTTGGCTTTTTATGATTCCGATGTGAACCCAAACCCCAGACTTCCTACACCTCCCATTGCTAGGGAGAATCGACATATGAGATGCGATGTTGGTAGATTTGGAAATAATTGGGGGCTGACTTCAATAGATGACAGTGGTGACAATTCCCTGCATTTCTCACAAGTTACCCTTTCTACGCACAAGGAAGAGTATGAAGATGATCACTCATCCCATCAACCCTTTGATGATTTGGTTGACCGGACAAATGGGTTTTGGTCTGGAGAGGACACCTCTTCATTGGTAGGCCAATCCAGAAGCTTGGTTGATTTAATTGAG GAAGATTACCCTTGCACTTCACCTGTACATAATCAGTCTCACTCCTTAAGTTCTGGAACAACAGATGAAGCAGCCGATCATGATGTGGCTTCCAGTTCTTTGCATAATCCACCTGTTGGTACATCAAATGCTGTGGCATCAACTCTAGGCGCAGATAGGGTTGGCTTATCTTTGAATGCTGATCCCTCAACTGCTCCTGTTTCTAGCTTATCCCCTCTTAAATGTACAGGAACCACAAAACCCTTACAAACACTTCGTAAAGGAAATTTAAGAATTGCAGATTCTATCATCATTGAATCTGGAATGAGAGATCTTAATATATCTAGCCTTCCAGTTTCCAAAGACCAAAAATATCAGCAGCAAATGCAACACAGCTACCAGGGTAATGTACTGCAACATCAAGTACAACAACAACAGAACAACTCATTTCAAGTTCAAAGTGTCAAGTCTCAAATGAGTTCTCAAGGACTAAATTCCACATACATTGGCATGGATCAGTTTCTACGTGGCCCTTCAAAGTTCTCGGCAGAGGTGCAGCCAGTACTGCAATCATCTGGGTTTACGCCTCCTCTTTATGCATCTGCTGCAGCTTACATGACTTCTCCAAACCCATTTTACTCTAATCTACAGCCTCCTGGATTATATTCTCCGCAATATGGTGTGGGAGGATATGCTTTGAGTTCAGCTGCTGTTCCTCCATTTGTTGCTGGATATCCTCCTCATGGTGCTATTCCAATGGTTTTCGATGGGCCTGCTAGTCCAAACTTTGGTGCCCGCATGCCTGGGACTTCAACTGGAGGGAGCATTGCTCATGGAACTGATATGCAACATTGGAACAAATTTTATGGACAGCTTGGATACCCAACACAAACTCCTTTTACTGATCCTGCACATTCACGATACTATCAGCAGGTTTATGGACCTGCGTATAATATTTCTGGTCAATTTGATCCTCTGGCTTCTGGAATTGGGTTTATTGGGAGCCAAAATAGTGCTCCTGACACAAAGAAAGGATCTGAAGTTACTGCTGGCTCAGATGAGAAGAAATTGCATCACCAGATCAGTGGTGTGAATGACCTGTACCAAGGTAGAGGGGGGATAATTAGTCATTATATTGAGAGCCCATCAAACATGGGTATATTGATGCAGTACCCATCATCCCCACTTGCTAGTCCAGTTTTGCCAGCATCCCCTGTTGGGGGAACGGGGAGTTCTGGAGTGAGAAATGAGCTGAGGTTCCCACCAGGGACTGGTAGATATGCAGCTGCATATTCTGGATGGCAAGGTCAAAGAGGATCAGAAAGTTTTAATGacacaaaaatatataattttattgaggAGTTGAAATCTGGCAAAGGTCGCAGATTTGAGCTATCTGATATTGCTGGGAATATTGTTGAATTTAG TGCTGATCAACATGGGAGTCGATTTATTCAGCAGAAGTTAGAGACTTGTAGTCCTGAAGAAAAGGCATCTGTATTTAAGGAAGTTCTTCCATTTGCTCCCAAATTAATGACTGATGTTTTTGGCAATTATGTCATCCAGAAG TTTTTTGAGTATGGAAGCCCTGAACAAAGAAAGGAACTTGCTAATCAGCTTACTGGTCAGATTTTGCCTCTAAGTCTGCAGATGTATGGTTGCCGTGTAATCCAGAAG GCATTGGAAGTAATTGAGCTTGATCAGAAATCACAACTTGTTCTTGAACTGGATGGACATGTTATGCGTTGTGTACGTGATCAAAATGGCAATCATGTGATACAGAAGTGTATTGAGAGCATTCCAACAGAGAAAATTGGCTTCATAATTTCTGCATTTCGTAGTCATGTTGCAGCACTTTCTATGCATCCTTATGGTTGCCGTGTCATACAG AGAGTTCTAGAGCGCTGTACAGATGAGCTGCAATGTCAGTTTATAGTTGATGAGATTTTGGATTCTGTCTGTGAACTTGCTCAGGATCAGTATGGCAATTATGTGACTCAG CATGTGTTGGAGAGAGGAAAATCTCAAGAAAGATGCCAAATTATTAGCAAGTTGTCAGGGCATGTTGTACAACTGAGCCAACATAAATTTGCATCTAATGTTGTTGAGAAATGTTTGGAGTATGGTGGTGCCACTGAACGGGAGCTAATAATTGAGGAAATTCTTGGGCAGAATGAGGGTAATGATAATTTATTG